The Gillisia sp. Hel_I_86 genome has a segment encoding these proteins:
- a CDS encoding TonB-dependent receptor — MKSILLISAVFLCSFLNAQNVKIEGTVQDSLGNGLEMVNIIATKKLDGSMDSYAISNFEGRFSLLLPEGNSYLLTASYLGMKATAVEVDLLNNAAVEPLKLVLREDEQLLDGVELVYEMPVVVRGDTIVYNTDSFTNGNERKLADVLKKLPGIQVDDDGGIKVEGKTVSKVMIDGKDFFDGDSKLATKNIPADALSKIEVLKNYNEVSQMRGLGNDEDNVAINIKLKEGKKNFWFGDVEGGLGYGGETRYLGSSKLFYYSPETSVNLIGKSNNTGDVPFTFRDYFRFSGGFKNFNSGGGTSFNINDSGLGFLFAQNDRANELQSHFGAANATHQFSKKLSFSAFIIYSDNQTRFINQSIKNYILTGATELTSNNSDQQNRLGLLKFSSVYKPNDRFQLDYDIFLKNIDQTEKGGIISEFFDENGSVENPIQEQKQNKPLSINQNINAYYTLDANNIFAGYFQHLYHNEDPFYKAILGLQPFMSILPLDENQDAFNINQNRNILTSKFDAKIEYYHIINKLSNINLNLGSLQSNQEFNSFIFEILDNGSINYFEDQVLANDVKYRFSDVFFGAKYKLKTGIFTFTPGLTLHNFNSYLNDQKGERENNMTLLLPNFHTNLQFRQSERLTFAYNMIADFTDINNVAEGFIFSNYNRLFKGNRDIENGIFHNLNLNYSNFSSFNFTSIYGNISYSKRINAIRNSTFIEKINQISSVINSDFVDDNLSVSGSFQKKFRKFNVNAESTLALSTLNIVVNDLNKESRNFSQNYKASGETNFKTFPNFEIGYNLSSNSYNNGGVKSTYITHRPFANIEYNFLNAFSFMADYSYFNYSDLAGSIANEYSFLNAKLYYQKSESPYELSFNASNLLNVRTINRDSFNENFNVTSQFFVQPRIIMVGVKYNL; from the coding sequence ATGAAATCCATTCTTTTAATTTCGGCAGTATTTCTATGTTCCTTTTTGAACGCCCAAAATGTAAAAATAGAAGGTACCGTACAAGACAGTCTGGGAAATGGGTTGGAAATGGTGAATATTATTGCCACTAAAAAGCTGGATGGCAGTATGGATAGTTATGCCATTTCCAATTTTGAAGGCAGATTTTCACTTTTATTGCCAGAAGGGAACTCATATTTATTAACAGCTTCTTATCTGGGAATGAAAGCCACCGCTGTGGAGGTCGACCTCCTAAACAATGCAGCTGTGGAACCATTGAAACTTGTTTTAAGGGAAGATGAGCAACTATTGGATGGTGTGGAGCTTGTTTATGAAATGCCGGTTGTGGTAAGAGGGGACACCATTGTTTATAATACCGATTCTTTTACTAATGGCAACGAGAGAAAGCTTGCGGATGTTTTAAAAAAACTGCCAGGAATACAGGTAGACGATGATGGCGGAATTAAAGTGGAAGGTAAAACGGTTTCAAAAGTAATGATTGATGGCAAAGATTTTTTTGATGGCGATTCTAAACTGGCAACAAAAAATATCCCAGCAGATGCCTTGAGCAAAATAGAGGTCTTAAAAAATTACAATGAGGTTAGCCAAATGCGGGGATTGGGAAATGATGAAGACAATGTCGCCATCAACATTAAATTAAAAGAAGGAAAAAAGAACTTTTGGTTTGGGGATGTAGAAGGCGGATTGGGTTATGGCGGGGAAACAAGGTATTTAGGCAGTTCAAAGTTATTTTATTACAGCCCTGAGACCAGCGTGAACTTAATTGGAAAAAGCAACAACACCGGCGATGTTCCTTTTACTTTCAGGGATTATTTTAGATTTTCGGGAGGATTTAAAAACTTTAACAGTGGCGGGGGAACTTCCTTTAATATCAATGACAGCGGACTTGGATTTCTTTTTGCGCAAAACGATCGTGCCAACGAATTGCAAAGCCATTTTGGTGCGGCCAATGCCACCCACCAATTTTCAAAAAAACTGAGTTTTAGCGCATTCATTATTTATAGTGACAATCAAACCCGGTTTATAAATCAATCCATTAAAAACTATATACTAACAGGAGCAACCGAACTCACTTCAAACAATAGTGATCAACAAAACCGTTTGGGGTTGTTAAAATTCAGCAGCGTTTATAAACCCAATGACCGCTTTCAGCTGGATTACGATATTTTTCTAAAAAATATAGATCAGACAGAAAAAGGAGGGATAATTTCTGAATTTTTCGATGAAAACGGAAGTGTGGAAAACCCTATTCAGGAGCAAAAACAGAACAAACCCTTATCTATAAATCAAAATATCAATGCCTATTATACCTTAGATGCCAATAATATTTTTGCCGGTTATTTTCAGCACTTGTACCACAATGAAGATCCATTTTATAAGGCTATTTTGGGTTTACAGCCTTTTATGTCTATTCTGCCGTTGGATGAAAATCAGGATGCCTTCAACATCAATCAAAACAGGAATATTTTAACCAGTAAATTTGATGCTAAAATCGAGTATTATCATATCATAAATAAGTTGAGCAATATCAATCTAAACCTTGGAAGCCTTCAAAGCAATCAGGAATTTAATTCTTTCATTTTTGAAATTCTGGATAACGGTAGCATAAATTATTTTGAGGATCAGGTTTTAGCAAACGATGTGAAATATAGATTTTCGGATGTTTTTTTTGGGGCAAAATATAAATTGAAAACAGGGATTTTTACGTTCACCCCGGGATTGACCTTACATAATTTCAATAGTTACCTAAACGATCAAAAAGGGGAAAGGGAAAATAATATGACCTTACTTTTGCCGAACTTTCATACAAACCTTCAATTTAGGCAGAGTGAACGTTTAACTTTTGCCTACAATATGATAGCCGATTTTACCGATATCAACAATGTTGCTGAAGGTTTTATCTTTAGTAACTATAACAGGTTGTTTAAAGGGAACAGGGATATTGAAAATGGCATTTTTCATAACCTTAACCTCAACTATTCCAATTTCAGCAGTTTTAATTTTACCAGTATTTATGGGAATATAAGCTATAGCAAAAGGATAAATGCCATTAGGAACAGCACATTTATTGAAAAAATCAATCAGATAAGCTCGGTAATAAACAGTGATTTTGTAGATGACAATTTATCGGTATCTGGAAGTTTTCAGAAAAAATTCAGAAAATTCAATGTTAATGCAGAAAGTACTCTTGCTCTAAGCACATTGAACATAGTTGTAAACGATCTAAATAAGGAATCCCGAAATTTCTCCCAAAATTACAAAGCGAGCGGGGAGACCAATTTTAAAACTTTTCCAAATTTCGAGATTGGGTATAATTTGTCCAGTAATTCCTATAATAATGGAGGGGTGAAAAGTACATATATTACCCACCGCCCGTTCGCTAATATAGAGTACAATTTCTTGAACGCTTTTAGCTTCATGGCAGATTACAGCTATTTTAATTACAGTGATTTGGCTGGTAGCATAGCGAACGAATATTCTTTTCTCAATGCCAAATTATATTATCAAAAATCGGAAAGCCCCTATGAGTTGAGCTTTAACGCCTCAAACTTGCTGAATGTTCGAACAATTAACCGAGATAGTTTTAATGAAAATTTTAATGTTACCTCACAATTTTTTGTACAACCACGTATAATAATGGTGGGGGTGAAATATAATTTATAA
- the metK gene encoding methionine adenosyltransferase has product MAYLFTSESVSEGHPDKIADQISDTLLDNFLAFDENSKVACETLVTTGQVVLAGEVKSNTYIDVQNIAREVINDIGYTKGAYKFSGDSCGVISLIHEQSQEINQGVDRGEKEEQGAGDQGMMFGYATNETENYMPLALDISHKILIELAKLRREEKEITYLRPDSKSQVTIEYSDENVPQRIEAIVISTQHDDFNGDDKTMLDKIKKDMKEILIPRVIKLFPQHVQELFNEEITYHINPTGKFVIGGPHGDSGLTGRKIIVDTYGGKGAHGGGAFSGKDPSKVDRSAAYAARHIAKNLVAAGVADEVLVQVSYAIGVVKPTSISVDTYGSSKVKLSNGEIAKKVAEIFDMRPASIENRLKLRNPIYRETAAYGHMGKEPRTITKIFESPYSGKISKKVELFTWEKLDYVGRVKEVFGL; this is encoded by the coding sequence ATGGCGTATTTATTCACTTCAGAGAGTGTTTCTGAGGGACATCCAGATAAAATAGCTGACCAAATCAGTGATACCTTACTAGATAATTTTTTAGCTTTTGATGAAAATTCCAAGGTTGCTTGTGAAACCCTTGTGACTACAGGACAAGTTGTACTTGCTGGAGAAGTGAAAAGCAACACGTATATAGACGTTCAAAATATTGCCCGTGAGGTAATTAACGATATTGGATATACCAAAGGAGCCTACAAATTTAGCGGCGACTCTTGTGGGGTTATTTCTTTGATCCATGAACAATCCCAGGAAATCAACCAAGGGGTGGATCGTGGTGAAAAGGAGGAACAAGGTGCAGGAGATCAAGGGATGATGTTTGGTTACGCAACCAACGAGACCGAAAATTACATGCCTTTGGCCCTGGATATCTCTCACAAGATCTTGATAGAACTTGCAAAATTACGCCGGGAAGAAAAAGAGATCACTTATTTAAGACCCGATTCCAAAAGTCAGGTGACTATTGAATATAGCGATGAGAATGTGCCACAACGCATAGAAGCTATCGTGATCTCTACGCAACATGACGATTTTAACGGTGATGATAAAACCATGCTGGATAAGATCAAAAAGGACATGAAGGAAATATTGATTCCGCGTGTAATAAAACTATTCCCTCAGCATGTACAGGAATTGTTCAATGAGGAGATCACCTATCATATTAACCCCACCGGGAAATTTGTAATTGGTGGGCCTCATGGAGATTCCGGGCTTACAGGAAGAAAGATCATCGTGGATACTTATGGTGGAAAAGGAGCCCACGGTGGGGGTGCATTTTCTGGAAAAGACCCTAGTAAAGTAGATAGGTCTGCAGCCTATGCTGCAAGACATATTGCCAAGAATCTGGTTGCAGCAGGAGTAGCAGACGAGGTTTTGGTTCAGGTTTCTTATGCCATAGGGGTTGTAAAACCAACTTCCATCTCGGTAGATACGTATGGTTCCTCTAAAGTGAAACTTTCCAATGGGGAGATCGCCAAAAAAGTAGCTGAAATCTTTGATATGCGCCCTGCAAGTATAGAAAACAGATTGAAGTTAAGAAACCCTATCTATAGGGAAACTGCGGCTTATGGCCATATGGGGAAAGAACCTCGCACCATAACCAAGATTTTCGAAAGTCCGTATTCAGGTAAGATCTCCAAAAAAGTGGAACTGTTTACTTGGGAAAAATTGGATTATGTAGGTAGGGTAAAGGAAGTTTTTGGGCTCTAG